The stretch of DNA GACGCGGCCGAGGTTGAAGTAGATGGCCTCGTCTTTGGTCTGGCGTTCCAGGGCCTGGATGTAGAATTTCTCGGCCTCTTCGAGACGGCCGGATTTGCGCAGGACCATGCCGAGCTTGTTGAAGATGTGGGCGGAGTCCGGATTGTCGGCGTAGGCGGATTTGAGGTATTCGAGGGCCTCGTCGTATCTGCCGAATTCCAGGAACATGTCGGCCACGGTGACCTTGAGTTCCGTGTCCGTGCGGGCCGCGTCGATGAGGCGGTCGCAGACCTGCTTCGCCTTGGCGGGGTCGTCTTCCTGGAGGTGCTTTCTGGCCAGTTCGAGCTGCTTGCGGCGGTACTCGGCCAGGGCGGCCAGATGGGTGTTGGCCTCTTCGGCAAGATTTTCCTGCAGGAAGGCCAGCAGGGCGTAGAGGCTGGCAAGAAGTTCCTTTTCCTCGCCGGGCTTGTAGCTGATTTGCAGCGGGTAGATTTTCTTGAGTTCGCGGTCGTTGGCCAGGGCGTAGGCCGCCTTGTCCAGGGCCTCGGTGAAGGCCTGCAGTTCGTGCTTGAGGAGTTGGGCCTTGAGGATGAAGCCGACGGCATCGTGCAGGTTGGCCACGGCCGCAAGGAGCTTTCCCTGTTTCAGCAGCATGCTGGTTTCTCCAAGCTGTTTCTTCGCCTTGAGAATCTCTGCCGACATGGGCGCTCCTTGCGCGTGGTGCGCGGTCTGGGGTTACTGAACTTTGCCGGTTTCCAGCATGCGCCGGAAGCGTGCGAAGAAGTACTGGCTGTCGTGGGGGCCGGGGCCCGCCTCGGGGTGGTGCTGCACGCTGAAAATGGGCTTGGTCCGGTGCCGGAAGCCTTCCAGTGTTTTGTCGTTCAGGTTGAGATGCGTCTGCTCCAGAAAATCGAGACTCGATATGTCTACGCAAAAACCGTGGTTTTGTGAAGAAATTTCGATCTTTCGGGTTATGTCGTCCTGTACCGGATGGTTGATGCCGTGGTGGCCGAACTTCAGCTTGAAGCTCGTGCCGCCCAGGGCGATGCCCAGAAGCTGGTGGCCGAGGCAGATGCCGCCCACTGGGAAGTGCTCGCACAGCTCCTTGATGATGGCGATTTCGTCCTTGAGGGTCGCCGGGTCGCCGGGGCCGTTGGACAGGAAGACGCCGCTCGGGGACAATTTTTTGACGAGGGCCGCGGGGAATTTCGGGGGCACGGCCAGGATGGTCAGACCCTCGGCGGCCAGCAGGCGCAGGATGTTCCACTTGATGCCGTAGTCGTAGACGACCACGCGCACGGTGCCTTCGGACCCTTCGGGCCACAGGGGCAGGTCGCCGTCCATCTTCGCCGGGGCCGGTTCGGTACCGGTCCAGTAGTAAGGTTCCTTGGGGGCCACGAAGTCGACCAGGTTGGCGCCTTCCATGGAGGGCAGGGCCTTGGCCTTGGCGACAAGCTCCTCGGGCGTCAGGTCCTCGGTCGAGATGATGCCGCGCATGGCGCCGTTGATGCGCAGGTGCCGGGTCAGGGCGCGGGTATCGATGCCTTCCAGGCCCATGACGCCGTGGCGCACGAGGTAGTCGGGCAGGCTCTCGGTGGCGCGCCAGTTCGACGGCTTCTTGCAGCACTCCTTGACGATGAAGGCCGGGCAGTGGACACGCGAGGACTCCACGTCATCCAGGTTCACGCCGTAGTTGCCGATGAGCGGGTAGGTCATGCAGACCATCTGCCCGTAGTAGGAAGGATCCGTCAGGATTTCCT from Desulfomicrobium escambiense DSM 10707 encodes:
- a CDS encoding tetratricopeptide repeat protein; this encodes MSAEILKAKKQLGETSMLLKQGKLLAAVANLHDAVGFILKAQLLKHELQAFTEALDKAAYALANDRELKKIYPLQISYKPGEEKELLASLYALLAFLQENLAEEANTHLAALAEYRRKQLELARKHLQEDDPAKAKQVCDRLIDAARTDTELKVTVADMFLEFGRYDEALEYLKSAYADNPDSAHIFNKLGMVLRKSGRLEEAEKFYIQALERQTKDEAIYFNLGRVYLDQKRWKNAIAAADRALAINAEFAEARKMKLYATKQMGG
- the carA gene encoding glutamine-hydrolyzing carbamoyl-phosphate synthase small subunit, whose protein sequence is MKAILALEDGTWFAGQSFTGPGEAGGEVIFNTGMSGYQEILTDPSYYGQMVCMTYPLIGNYGVNLDDVESSRVHCPAFIVKECCKKPSNWRATESLPDYLVRHGVMGLEGIDTRALTRHLRINGAMRGIISTEDLTPEELVAKAKALPSMEGANLVDFVAPKEPYYWTGTEPAPAKMDGDLPLWPEGSEGTVRVVVYDYGIKWNILRLLAAEGLTILAVPPKFPAALVKKLSPSGVFLSNGPGDPATLKDEIAIIKELCEHFPVGGICLGHQLLGIALGGTSFKLKFGHHGINHPVQDDITRKIEISSQNHGFCVDISSLDFLEQTHLNLNDKTLEGFRHRTKPIFSVQHHPEAGPGPHDSQYFFARFRRMLETGKVQ